In Gimesia benthica, a single window of DNA contains:
- a CDS encoding cation:proton antiporter: MSEHIILSLSFILLAGIVCQWLAWRVKYPAIIFLLATGIFAGPVMGWLDPDELFEDLLFPFVSLAVAVILFEGSLTLKLQNIPGLERVIRNMITIGAFITWMGTTLATRLLLDFSWNVSFLFGALMVVTGPTVITPLLRTVRPKENVAHILQWEGILIDPLGAILAVLVFEFILAGGAEGGFAAGLVVFGKMVLIGVLFGAVSGYLFAFLLKKYWIPQYLHNFASLALVCVVFAVSNMFEAESGLLSVTVLGIWLANTKGLDLDDILDFKESLSILLISMLFIILAARMNLSSFRDLGWPAVAVFAVIQFVIRPVSVQLCALGSKLSMNERHLLSWIAPRGIVAAAISALFAIKLQAVGYPFAAAMVPLTFMVIVGTVVLQSTTAGPLARFLKVAEPEPNGFLIVGANRLAQVIALELKKNGIRTFLTDQNWSSVTEARLKGLQAYWGNPVSEHAERHIDLIGIGHLLAVSPQMELNALAAHYYRLEFAKENIFTIRISEPTAGKAEAKTAFKYGGRTVFGESPNYQDLSRMLEQGRK; encoded by the coding sequence ATGAGTGAACACATTATTTTATCCCTGTCCTTTATTCTGCTGGCCGGAATTGTCTGCCAGTGGCTTGCCTGGCGGGTAAAATATCCCGCGATCATTTTCCTGCTGGCCACAGGGATTTTCGCCGGCCCGGTGATGGGCTGGCTGGATCCGGATGAACTGTTTGAAGATCTGCTGTTTCCCTTCGTTTCGCTGGCAGTGGCGGTGATTCTGTTCGAAGGAAGCCTGACTCTGAAACTGCAGAACATACCGGGGCTGGAGCGGGTCATCCGCAATATGATTACCATCGGTGCTTTCATCACCTGGATGGGAACAACCCTGGCGACGCGGCTGCTGCTCGATTTTTCCTGGAATGTCTCATTTTTATTCGGTGCCCTGATGGTGGTCACCGGGCCGACTGTAATTACGCCACTACTGAGAACCGTGCGACCCAAAGAGAATGTGGCCCATATCCTGCAGTGGGAGGGGATTCTGATCGATCCCCTGGGAGCGATTCTGGCGGTCCTGGTGTTCGAGTTCATTCTGGCAGGGGGCGCTGAAGGGGGCTTTGCTGCCGGACTGGTCGTGTTCGGTAAAATGGTACTGATCGGGGTGCTGTTTGGCGCAGTAAGTGGTTACCTGTTTGCATTTCTGTTGAAGAAATACTGGATCCCTCAGTATCTGCATAACTTCGCCTCGCTGGCGTTGGTGTGTGTCGTGTTTGCCGTTTCCAATATGTTCGAGGCGGAATCCGGTCTGCTTTCGGTCACGGTGCTGGGAATCTGGCTGGCGAATACTAAAGGTCTTGATCTGGATGACATCCTGGATTTCAAAGAAAGCCTGAGTATCCTGCTGATTTCCATGCTGTTCATCATTCTGGCAGCCCGTATGAATCTAAGCTCATTTCGTGATTTAGGCTGGCCTGCGGTGGCGGTATTTGCGGTGATTCAGTTTGTGATTCGCCCGGTGAGCGTGCAGCTTTGTGCCCTTGGATCCAAGCTGTCGATGAACGAGCGACACCTCCTGTCGTGGATTGCTCCGCGCGGAATTGTCGCAGCAGCAATCTCGGCCCTGTTTGCCATTAAACTGCAGGCGGTTGGCTATCCGTTTGCAGCGGCGATGGTTCCCCTGACATTCATGGTGATTGTGGGGACGGTGGTGTTACAGAGCACGACAGCCGGCCCGCTGGCCCGCTTTCTGAAAGTCGCTGAGCCTGAACCGAACGGCTTTCTGATTGTCGGTGCAAACCGTCTGGCACAGGTGATTGCCCTGGAACTGAAGAAAAACGGCATTCGAACCTTTCTGACCGACCAGAACTGGTCTTCCGTGACAGAAGCTCGTCTGAAAGGGCTGCAGGCATACTGGGGAAACCCCGTGTCGGAACATGCGGAACGGCATATTGACCTGATCGGTATTGGACATCTGCTGGCGGTCTCCCCCCAAATGGAATTGAATGCTCTGGCGGCGCATTATTATCGACTGGAGTTTGCCAAGGAGAATATTTTCACAATCCGGATTTCGGAACCGACGGCTGGGAAGGCTGAAGCGAAGACCGCTTTCAAGTATGGTGGGCGGACCGTCTTCGGTGAATCACCAAACTACCAGGATCTGAGCCGGATGCTGGAGCAGGGGCGGAAATGA
- a CDS encoding anion transporter produces the protein MTAYVILVYIAVYLSMLLGGIPGLRVDRTGAALLGAILLLAGQGITEQQALNSIDVPTLALLFGLMVVSAQFQLGGFYGYVLQRVVLYDMAPATLLAAVIALTGALSAILTNDVVCLAVAPLLARLCLNKRLNPVPFLLALACAANIGSAATLIGDPQNILIGESLQLSFNRYLLIATPPCLVGLPLVWWIIVKVYRDQWIVSPGESIPSEEPPFNRWQTLKGTVILLLLVVCFMFAPWPRELLALCAAGILLLSRTFYSRSVMGLVDWPLLVLFISLFIVNQAFQLAGGMDWLMSHTEAAGISLSEPVPLFLGTAVLSNLVSNVPAIMLLLPVVEGSSLGALLALSSTLAGNFIIVGSVANIIVVEAARQVGIKISFRTHARVGIPVTLGSLLIAGGWLWLVT, from the coding sequence ATGACTGCCTATGTTATTCTGGTTTACATCGCCGTCTATTTAAGCATGCTGCTGGGGGGCATCCCCGGTCTGCGCGTTGATCGCACTGGTGCTGCGCTACTGGGAGCGATTCTTCTTTTGGCCGGACAAGGCATTACGGAGCAGCAGGCGCTCAACTCGATCGACGTACCAACACTGGCGTTACTTTTCGGATTGATGGTCGTCTCTGCCCAGTTCCAGCTGGGAGGCTTTTACGGCTACGTGTTGCAGCGCGTGGTGCTGTATGACATGGCTCCCGCGACACTGCTGGCAGCGGTGATTGCTCTGACCGGTGCACTTAGTGCGATTCTGACGAATGATGTTGTCTGTCTGGCAGTTGCACCACTGCTGGCTCGTCTGTGTCTCAACAAACGGCTCAATCCGGTCCCGTTTCTGCTGGCCCTGGCTTGTGCAGCGAATATCGGCAGTGCAGCCACGTTGATTGGCGATCCACAGAATATCCTGATTGGTGAATCACTTCAGCTGTCATTCAATCGATATCTGCTGATTGCGACACCACCCTGTCTGGTTGGCCTGCCACTGGTCTGGTGGATTATTGTCAAAGTGTATCGGGATCAATGGATCGTCTCTCCTGGGGAGAGCATTCCGTCTGAGGAGCCCCCTTTCAATCGCTGGCAGACTCTGAAGGGAACCGTAATTCTGTTGCTGTTGGTTGTGTGCTTTATGTTTGCTCCCTGGCCGCGGGAACTGTTGGCACTTTGTGCGGCCGGCATCCTCCTGCTCAGCCGTACTTTTTATTCCCGGAGCGTGATGGGACTGGTCGACTGGCCTTTGCTGGTCCTGTTTATCAGCCTGTTCATTGTCAATCAGGCATTCCAGCTGGCGGGAGGCATGGACTGGTTGATGTCTCATACCGAAGCCGCCGGGATCTCGCTTTCTGAACCGGTGCCTCTGTTTCTGGGGACGGCGGTGTTGAGTAACCTGGTTTCCAATGTCCCGGCAATCATGTTGCTGTTACCGGTCGTAGAAGGCAGCAGTCTGGGGGCGTTACTGGCCCTGAGCAGCACCCTGGCGGGTAACTTCATCATCGTCGGAAGTGTGGCGAATATCATTGTGGTGGAAGCAGCCCGGCAGGTGGGAATCAAAATCAGTTTCCGCACACATGCGAGAGTCGGGATTCCCGTCACGCTGGGCAGCCTGCTGATCGCGGGAGGCTGGCTCTGGCTGGTGACCTGA
- a CDS encoding DUF1501 domain-containing protein: protein MTDNFYASSIQPCPGPVNRRGFLRMGLAGFASLSLPGILRLRAASPVQKKKDNTAVIMVWQPGGCSHIDTYDPKPTAPVEYRGPFNTIRTSVPGIDFTELLPMQAKIADKFTVLRSMRHGSPGHPAGTLRMLTGDTDIRDKTNPKYPDWMCVTNYLRSKQGPRENPLPPYVGINFSSQRVGAAYLGDAYGPFTVSGDPNRPNFSVPNIGLSNASEVKQLDRRADLRAKLDTLERSFDQAGELEALDEFEAQALTLLTNPKAKDAFDLSKEDDKTRDRYGRNSWGQQLLMARRLVEAGVDVISTSLSGPLCGRVNNWDDHAVNHHVFDALRFRAQAYDQAVSALIEDIYDRGLDERVLVVVTGEFGRTPKVNYQPSTGEGNASAPAGTKQPGRDHWPRAFSNIWAGGGIETGRFIGASDKLGEDSIERICGAGDFLATIYHHLGIDSSNVFIEDFNGRPTPIIADQGKPIPELLG from the coding sequence ATGACAGACAACTTTTATGCTTCATCGATTCAACCCTGTCCGGGACCGGTCAATCGTCGTGGCTTTCTCCGCATGGGACTCGCTGGCTTTGCTTCACTGAGCTTGCCTGGAATTCTGCGTCTACGGGCCGCCAGTCCGGTGCAGAAGAAAAAAGATAATACGGCCGTCATCATGGTCTGGCAGCCGGGTGGGTGCTCGCACATTGACACGTACGATCCGAAACCAACGGCTCCCGTTGAGTATCGTGGTCCATTCAATACGATTCGTACCAGCGTACCGGGGATTGATTTCACCGAACTGCTGCCCATGCAGGCGAAGATTGCGGACAAATTCACCGTGCTGCGTTCCATGCGTCACGGCAGTCCCGGCCATCCCGCGGGAACACTGCGGATGCTGACCGGCGATACAGACATTCGCGACAAAACGAATCCCAAGTATCCGGACTGGATGTGCGTAACGAATTATCTGCGTTCAAAGCAGGGACCGCGGGAAAATCCGTTGCCACCGTATGTCGGCATCAACTTCTCATCACAGAGAGTCGGGGCGGCTTATCTGGGCGATGCCTATGGTCCGTTTACGGTATCCGGAGATCCGAACAGGCCGAATTTCAGCGTGCCTAATATCGGTCTGTCCAATGCCTCTGAGGTGAAGCAGCTGGATCGACGGGCCGATCTTCGTGCAAAACTGGATACACTGGAACGCTCCTTCGACCAGGCCGGGGAACTCGAAGCACTGGATGAATTCGAAGCCCAGGCGTTGACTCTGCTGACCAATCCCAAGGCAAAAGACGCGTTTGATCTCAGTAAGGAAGATGATAAGACACGCGATCGCTATGGTCGTAACTCCTGGGGACAGCAGTTGCTGATGGCGCGTCGTCTGGTAGAAGCGGGCGTCGATGTGATTTCGACCAGCCTCAGTGGTCCCCTCTGTGGTCGCGTGAATAACTGGGACGACCACGCCGTGAATCACCACGTCTTTGATGCCCTCCGTTTCCGGGCACAAGCTTACGACCAGGCCGTCTCGGCTCTGATCGAAGACATCTACGACCGGGGCCTGGATGAACGAGTGCTGGTTGTGGTGACAGGTGAATTTGGCCGGACTCCCAAGGTGAATTACCAGCCCAGTACCGGGGAAGGAAACGCGAGTGCTCCCGCCGGAACCAAGCAGCCCGGTCGAGACCACTGGCCACGTGCGTTCTCTAATATCTGGGCAGGTGGCGGCATCGAAACCGGACGCTTCATCGGTGCCAGCGACAAGCTGGGTGAAGATTCTATCGAACGCATCTGCGGCGCAGGCGATTTCCTGGCGACGATTTACCACCATCTGGGTATCGATTCCTCGAACGTCTTCATCGAAGATTTCAACGGACGTCCGACACCCATTATCGCCGACCAGGGCAAACCGATTCCGGAACTGCTGGGTTAG
- a CDS encoding sialidase family protein — MSVHRREFLKHSLTCTLAGSWTGSLLHAQSKAAAEKRPLLKPVHESIVCPWTPEHPRHDHQLIFPLDERRLLLVWSEYYSRSKQPAQKKGFSGIGDHVACQISSMTSDDRGRSWGNRRVLQTNEWEHNVKHPNLIRLSDQEILFSYVGWDSPRARNVFLRRSTDNGQTWGPQQQISEPGWYCCNADHALRLSTGRVLIPAHGPAADNYVGGTAYKGGDLHSFVFYSDDGFLTWKRSANSMTAPGRGCHEPAIVELKDGRLLCFLRNTNQCLYQSYSEDGGVHWSKPVPTELPSPEAPSIIKRIPCTGDLLLLWNHVASPRNWPRTPLTAAVSQDEGKTWRHFKDIDNRTNYDAAYPSLTFVGDETLIAYYSRSTDWKRDSEVTLKIFQTDQFYA, encoded by the coding sequence ATGAGCGTTCATCGCCGCGAGTTTCTAAAACATTCTCTGACCTGCACATTGGCGGGAAGTTGGACCGGTTCACTTTTACACGCGCAGTCAAAAGCGGCTGCTGAGAAACGGCCGTTGTTGAAGCCGGTTCATGAGTCCATTGTCTGCCCCTGGACCCCCGAGCATCCGCGGCACGATCATCAGTTGATCTTCCCGTTGGATGAGCGGCGGTTACTGCTGGTCTGGTCTGAATATTACAGCCGGTCTAAGCAGCCCGCGCAAAAGAAAGGTTTTTCGGGAATCGGCGATCATGTTGCCTGTCAGATCAGTTCGATGACCTCCGATGATCGGGGACGTAGCTGGGGGAATCGACGGGTACTGCAGACCAATGAGTGGGAGCACAACGTTAAACATCCCAATCTGATCCGTCTGTCTGACCAGGAAATTCTGTTCTCGTATGTGGGCTGGGACAGTCCCCGGGCGCGGAATGTATTTTTGAGACGTTCTACCGACAATGGCCAGACCTGGGGACCACAACAGCAGATTTCGGAACCGGGCTGGTATTGCTGTAACGCCGACCATGCTTTACGGCTGAGCACCGGTCGTGTTTTGATTCCGGCCCATGGGCCGGCTGCGGACAATTACGTTGGTGGAACCGCATATAAAGGGGGAGATCTGCACTCATTTGTCTTCTACTCCGATGATGGTTTTCTAACTTGGAAGCGGAGTGCAAACAGTATGACTGCCCCGGGACGGGGCTGTCACGAACCGGCGATTGTTGAACTCAAGGATGGCAGACTACTCTGTTTTCTGCGGAATACAAATCAGTGTCTGTATCAGAGTTATTCCGAAGATGGTGGTGTCCATTGGAGTAAACCGGTGCCCACTGAACTGCCTTCCCCGGAAGCGCCTTCCATTATAAAACGGATTCCCTGCACGGGGGATTTGCTGTTGCTCTGGAATCATGTAGCCTCACCCCGGAACTGGCCGCGGACACCGCTGACAGCAGCGGTCTCACAGGACGAGGGTAAAACCTGGCGACACTTCAAGGATATCGACAACCGAACTAATTATGACGCTGCGTATCCATCTCTGACATTCGTCGGGGACGAAACGCTGATTGCCTACTATTCTCGTTCGACCGACTGGAAACGTGATTCTGAGGTTACGCTTAAGATCTTTCAAACCGATCAGTTTTATGCCTGA
- a CDS encoding serine protease: MKALQPQLSLVVGICLITLGLTASTANAQSVCLPAPRLLTTMPMGGQAGTTFEIKIAGEDIDDAEELNFSHPGITAEPKLDKNGLPIANQYVVTIAKDCPVGVHEARVMTRLGLSTSRAFNVGDLTEAVQTPGKNDSLESAMQLDLNSICNAIMTSRKIDYYSFEAKEGQRVVVDCAAKGIDSKLNPVVIIANERGMDLVVERRGGMLDFKVPQTGKYVIKVHGLTYDGGPHHFYRLAVKAVQPDEVVKRLPSIQSVSAFSWPPAGLTDANILPEAEPNNKHAEAQKITLPCDITGSFYPAADVDTFEFNAKKGEVWWVEVASERLGRPTDPSIVVQQVTGTGADEKRTDLVELKDIPSPVKVSSNGYSYDGPPYNAGSSDILGKMVIKQDGVHRLQIRDLFGGTRNDPKNIYRLVIRKAAPDFAIVGWALHMNLRNGDRNALSKPIALRGGATMPFEVVVVRRDGFDGEIELFMDNLPEGVTASGVRIPKGKSRGIMLITAEENAPQGYSSANFYGKATIDGKEISHPCYLASMQWPVKNAWSEIPSPRLMADVPVSVTESEQAPITITPAEDKVFEVTAGEKLTIPLKHIRRSDFSGANITLKTFGDGFEGNPAFDATLKGDSSEAVLDLAKLKPAPGEYNIAFYGYAVARYRENPTGVALAEAGLKQAKLEAEALSANADKLAKIAESAPDAERPGANSAAKEAAAKAKAAQSDITKADKQLKAAVARAKPKDIVDIIVSTPIRVRVNPAKKAQ; the protein is encoded by the coding sequence ATGAAAGCTCTTCAACCGCAACTTTCTCTCGTTGTGGGGATCTGTCTCATCACGCTGGGGCTGACTGCTTCCACCGCGAATGCACAGTCCGTCTGCCTGCCCGCACCGCGTCTGCTGACCACGATGCCCATGGGCGGACAGGCCGGCACAACGTTCGAAATCAAAATTGCCGGTGAAGATATTGATGATGCTGAAGAGCTCAACTTTTCCCATCCCGGGATCACCGCGGAACCCAAGCTGGATAAAAATGGCCTGCCGATCGCCAATCAGTACGTGGTGACGATTGCCAAAGACTGTCCGGTAGGTGTTCATGAAGCCCGCGTGATGACCCGGCTTGGCCTTTCGACGTCACGTGCCTTCAACGTGGGAGACCTGACCGAAGCCGTTCAGACTCCCGGCAAGAACGATTCACTCGAATCAGCGATGCAACTGGATCTGAACTCAATCTGCAATGCCATCATGACCAGCCGTAAGATCGATTACTACTCCTTTGAGGCCAAAGAAGGGCAGCGGGTTGTCGTCGATTGTGCAGCTAAGGGAATCGATTCCAAACTCAATCCGGTCGTTATCATTGCCAATGAGCGTGGCATGGATCTGGTTGTTGAACGTCGTGGGGGCATGCTCGATTTCAAAGTTCCCCAGACCGGAAAATATGTGATTAAAGTGCACGGCCTGACTTACGATGGCGGTCCGCATCACTTTTATCGCCTGGCTGTCAAAGCAGTACAGCCCGATGAGGTTGTAAAACGGCTGCCTTCGATTCAATCTGTGAGCGCGTTTTCCTGGCCGCCCGCCGGTCTGACTGATGCCAACATCCTTCCCGAAGCGGAACCGAATAACAAACACGCCGAAGCACAGAAAATCACGCTCCCCTGTGACATTACCGGCAGCTTCTATCCCGCAGCCGACGTCGATACCTTCGAGTTCAATGCGAAGAAAGGGGAAGTCTGGTGGGTGGAAGTTGCTTCCGAACGTCTGGGGCGACCTACCGATCCTTCGATCGTCGTTCAGCAGGTCACCGGGACCGGCGCAGATGAGAAGCGGACCGACCTGGTCGAGCTGAAAGACATTCCCAGTCCGGTCAAAGTCTCCAGCAACGGCTATTCTTATGACGGACCTCCCTACAACGCTGGTTCGTCCGATATCCTCGGTAAGATGGTCATTAAGCAGGATGGCGTCCATCGGCTGCAGATTCGGGACCTGTTCGGGGGAACCCGCAACGATCCGAAAAATATTTACCGCCTGGTGATCCGCAAAGCAGCTCCCGACTTCGCAATTGTCGGCTGGGCGTTGCATATGAATCTGCGTAATGGAGACCGCAACGCGCTCTCCAAACCCATCGCCCTGCGTGGAGGAGCGACGATGCCTTTCGAAGTGGTCGTGGTACGCCGCGATGGCTTTGATGGCGAAATCGAACTTTTCATGGATAACCTGCCTGAGGGAGTGACCGCCAGCGGAGTGAGGATTCCCAAAGGCAAGTCACGGGGTATCATGCTGATTACGGCTGAAGAAAATGCTCCCCAGGGATACTCAAGCGCCAACTTCTACGGCAAAGCGACCATTGATGGTAAAGAGATAAGCCATCCCTGTTACCTGGCTTCAATGCAGTGGCCGGTCAAAAACGCATGGAGTGAAATTCCCAGTCCACGGCTGATGGCTGACGTTCCGGTATCGGTGACTGAATCCGAACAGGCTCCAATCACGATTACCCCCGCGGAAGACAAAGTCTTTGAAGTCACCGCTGGCGAAAAACTGACCATTCCGCTCAAGCACATTCGTCGCAGCGATTTCTCGGGGGCGAATATTACTCTGAAGACCTTCGGCGATGGATTTGAAGGCAATCCGGCCTTCGATGCCACTCTGAAAGGTGACAGCTCCGAAGCAGTGCTTGATCTGGCAAAGCTCAAACCTGCTCCCGGTGAATACAACATTGCATTTTACGGTTATGCCGTCGCCCGCTATCGGGAAAATCCGACCGGCGTCGCTCTTGCAGAAGCAGGGCTCAAACAGGCGAAGCTGGAAGCGGAAGCTCTGTCTGCCAATGCAGATAAACTCGCAAAAATTGCTGAGTCTGCTCCTGATGCCGAACGTCCCGGTGCAAATTCTGCAGCGAAAGAGGCGGCAGCTAAAGCAAAAGCAGCTCAGAGCGACATCACAAAAGCCGATAAACAGTTAAAAGCAGCCGTTGCTCGCGCCAAGCCCAAAGATATCGTCGACATCATCGTCTCCACTCCGATTCGTGTTCGTGTCAATCCAGCTAAGAAGGCCCAATAG
- the cls gene encoding cardiolipin synthase, which translates to MSITGIVVEIHILIEILVIIRVILRPHREPTSRLAWIVVIATIPVAGILAYLLLGEVNIGHRRVTRMQRVLAGLPHYSAPRDTCNHPALPSVPERYEHLFRVGRSISNFEPAEGNQARLLPDSNTVIDEMIRDIDAARDHVHLLFYIWLPDNNGCKVVEALKRAAARGVKCRAMADGLGSRLMIKSAHWREMSQAGVHVAVALPIGNPLKRMLIGRIDLRNHRKIVVIDGGITYCGSQNCSDAEFRIKAKFAPWVDAVVRFEGPIARQNQYLFLSDWMTYVDEDLSDLLSEPVTPFEHGLPAQVIGTGPTVRNSAMPEMFTALIHTSRRELVISTPYFVPNEPLQEALCATAYRGVDTRIIFPAHNDSRFVAAASRSYYRELLEAGVKIYEYTGGLLHAKTLTFDGEITLIGSANMDRRSFDLNYENNILLYDPKLTTAVRGRQEEYLASAKEITLEDVTNWSLPRRFWNNTVAMLGPVL; encoded by the coding sequence ATGAGCATCACCGGAATCGTGGTGGAGATTCACATCCTGATCGAGATTCTGGTGATCATTCGCGTCATTCTGCGACCGCATCGCGAACCAACGTCCCGCCTGGCCTGGATCGTGGTGATCGCCACAATACCAGTCGCCGGGATCCTGGCTTATCTGCTGCTCGGAGAGGTCAACATTGGTCACCGCCGCGTTACCCGCATGCAGCGGGTACTGGCAGGTCTGCCCCATTACTCTGCGCCCCGGGACACCTGTAATCATCCGGCACTCCCTTCTGTCCCCGAACGCTACGAGCACCTGTTCCGCGTTGGCCGTTCCATCAGCAATTTTGAACCGGCCGAAGGCAACCAGGCCCGTCTGCTGCCCGACTCGAATACTGTCATTGATGAAATGATCCGCGATATCGACGCTGCCCGGGATCATGTGCATCTGCTGTTTTATATCTGGCTCCCCGACAATAACGGCTGCAAGGTAGTCGAAGCCCTCAAGCGGGCCGCAGCCCGGGGTGTGAAGTGCCGGGCGATGGCGGACGGTCTGGGCTCACGCCTGATGATCAAGTCTGCGCACTGGCGCGAAATGAGCCAGGCGGGCGTCCATGTAGCCGTAGCCCTGCCCATCGGGAATCCCCTGAAGCGCATGCTGATTGGCCGCATCGATCTCCGCAATCACCGCAAGATTGTCGTTATTGATGGAGGCATTACCTACTGCGGCAGCCAGAACTGTTCCGATGCCGAATTTCGGATCAAAGCGAAATTCGCTCCCTGGGTCGATGCGGTCGTCCGGTTTGAAGGTCCCATTGCCCGCCAGAACCAATACCTGTTTCTCAGTGACTGGATGACCTATGTTGATGAAGACCTGTCTGACCTGCTCTCTGAACCAGTAACGCCATTCGAACACGGTCTTCCTGCCCAGGTGATCGGCACCGGTCCGACCGTGCGAAATTCGGCGATGCCCGAAATGTTCACAGCCCTGATTCACACATCACGCCGCGAACTGGTTATCTCGACCCCCTATTTCGTGCCTAACGAACCGCTGCAGGAAGCCCTGTGCGCGACCGCCTATCGGGGCGTCGATACCCGCATCATATTCCCGGCTCACAACGACTCCCGTTTCGTGGCCGCCGCCAGTCGCAGTTATTACCGGGAACTCCTGGAAGCAGGGGTGAAGATTTACGAATATACCGGCGGTCTGCTGCACGCCAAGACGCTGACCTTCGACGGGGAGATCACGTTAATCGGATCAGCTAATATGGACCGACGCAGCTTCGATCTGAATTACGAAAACAACATCCTGCTCTACGATCCGAAACTGACGACCGCAGTCCGGGGACGCCAGGAAGAGTACCTGGCCAGTGCGAAGGAAATCACCCTGGAAGATGTCACCAACTGGTCATTACCGCGTCGCTTCTGGAACAACACGGTCGCAATGCTTGGCCCCGTTTTATGA
- a CDS encoding efflux RND transporter periplasmic adaptor subunit: MMKAGASHRFFSILFRVLLYGGGLVALILLIAWLSGMFEEKVASDWERRGVQQHADEPTTEVHEVTKPYVEEAVGTLKASSRTIVAAKVLATIEKIYVKAGDQVNQGQPLIDLDAKEYQARLSQAKQGLAAATANRVDAEKEFERAETLKKKNVVTKSEYDRAMRELQVAQAEELRAKQQVSEAEILLSYTKIKAVKSGRIVDRLAEPGDIANPGTPLLVLYDATSLRLEAPVMERLAVKLKPGDELKVYVDALNKRYEATIDEIVPQADAPSRSFLVKASLPRSEDLYEGMFGRLLIPAGTRKHLCLDMDAIDRIGQLEFVDVVRPDGTLERRYIKTGQVGIPGRQEVLSGLQAGDKVILKTKSAPAGEKQHDDQ; this comes from the coding sequence ATGATGAAAGCGGGAGCGTCTCACAGGTTCTTTTCCATTCTATTTCGAGTGCTGTTGTACGGCGGCGGATTGGTGGCACTCATCCTGTTAATTGCCTGGTTGTCCGGGATGTTTGAGGAGAAAGTTGCCTCCGACTGGGAACGGCGGGGCGTTCAACAGCATGCAGATGAGCCGACGACCGAAGTGCACGAGGTGACCAAGCCTTATGTAGAAGAGGCCGTGGGGACTCTGAAGGCCTCGAGTCGGACGATCGTGGCGGCGAAAGTACTGGCGACCATCGAGAAGATCTACGTCAAAGCGGGGGATCAGGTCAATCAGGGGCAGCCGTTGATTGATCTGGATGCTAAGGAATATCAGGCCCGTCTGAGTCAGGCGAAACAGGGGCTGGCAGCGGCCACAGCTAACCGGGTCGATGCCGAGAAAGAGTTTGAGCGTGCAGAAACGCTGAAAAAGAAAAATGTGGTGACGAAGTCCGAGTATGACCGGGCAATGCGGGAGCTGCAGGTTGCTCAGGCTGAGGAACTCCGGGCAAAGCAGCAGGTTTCGGAAGCGGAAATTCTGCTGTCCTATACGAAGATCAAAGCCGTCAAAAGTGGTCGGATCGTTGATCGACTGGCGGAACCCGGTGATATCGCTAATCCGGGGACGCCACTGCTCGTACTATACGATGCCACCTCTCTCAGGCTCGAAGCTCCCGTGATGGAACGCCTGGCGGTCAAACTGAAGCCGGGGGATGAGCTTAAAGTATATGTGGATGCTTTGAACAAAAGGTACGAGGCCACCATCGATGAGATCGTGCCCCAGGCCGATGCCCCCAGTCGTTCTTTTCTCGTCAAAGCGAGTCTACCACGGTCGGAAGATCTGTATGAGGGGATGTTCGGACGACTCTTGATTCCGGCAGGCACGCGGAAACATCTCTGTCTGGATATGGATGCCATTGACCGTATCGGTCAGCTGGAATTCGTCGATGTGGTGCGTCCCGATGGCACTCTCGAGCGGCGGTATATCAAAACGGGACAGGTGGGTATCCCCGGACGTCAGGAAGTGTTAAGCGGACTGCAGGCGGGAGATAAGGTGATTCTGAAGACGAAGTCAGCGCCGGCCGGGGAGAAGCAGCACGATGACCAATGA